The genomic interval CTTCTGCCCCTGAGCTTTCTGATCCTGATTCTGATTCTGGTTCTGATTCTGGCTTCCGGCCATACCCTGGTCCTGATTCCCGTTTTGACTCTGCCCCTGGCTTTCATTGCTTTGTTGCTGGCCGCTATCCTGTGGCTTGGGAGCAGAGGCATAGACATAACGGCTGGCCGAACCACTATTCTGATATGCCTCGGAAGCCGGACCGGGGAAGCGCTGATGGGAGCCGGGAACAGGACTATTCGCAACGCTTGAGCTCTGACCCCAAACAGGTGTCGTCAAGGTGAGGAAAGAAACAGCCATAACACACATAAGCCAAAGTCGATGTGACATCTTCATTCTCCATTCCTTAAGGAATCGTATTTCTCCCCTCCAAAAGAACCCATGGCGTCCAGGAAGAGAAAGCCGGGAAAGGCAGGTTTCATGGCTGTAGCAAATGGCAAGGGCCTGCTCTCCAAATCTGTGCCGGAGCCTGCCGCACGTTTTTGTTACCATTGCCTGGCAACCGCCCTTTTCCCCCTTGGCGTAACCCAAGTTCAGTACCCGAACACTTGAACCAGAACACCTGGAAAAGGTGTCCCCATCGCACTACCTTCAGCGCCCCCATAATATCACGGAATTTCGCTCCTCTTCGAAACTCTTAGGCGCGGAAATCCTTTGTGGCAGCCGCCAATCCCAGGGCCTCGGGGCCCACAAATGGCCCGAATCCTCCGGAA from Terriglobia bacterium carries:
- a CDS encoding PEGA domain-containing protein: MSHRLWLMCVMAVSFLTLTTPVWGQSSSVANSPVPGSHQRFPGPASEAYQNSGSASRYVYASAPKPQDSGQQQSNESQGQSQNGNQDQGMAGSQNQNQNQNQDQKAQGQKKEEAPPEKPTYLTYTVKKKSLEEQAKTGKTLSVEFKSVPAGATIMVDGYQVGHTPATVQIPLGKHLVTITKWGYESWSQDLDVASGKKLSLNPSLHKDW